One part of the Phragmites australis chromosome 3, lpPhrAust1.1, whole genome shotgun sequence genome encodes these proteins:
- the LOC133912437 gene encoding COP1-interacting protein 7-like isoform X1 produces MEAGVASNVELDSAVFQVSSAHNRYEAIACSKGNTELIASGPFDQLVLHLEDAKKFQSCSSSGTFKLLLTGDGKGSSWFTKLTLERLLHIINSSDTSKSVNGVLDEISQLEETRKFHQSLHLKEQQTFTSDALTGVIFGTGAIAQQGNVGPNSSESTKNELLRALDLRLTALKEEILVLLNRAVGSNLSSRELSDLSAFVQQFGTSEFSWLMRCMLLISDCHPSELSLQQASTAKKIDKGENAHKIRDISPQTNFQRPIANTVSPAKLAQVEREISTESDDSTASSDEGEAVVERSRPLVRSASPRRSASPMRRVQIGRSGSRRSTAIAIKSLSYFPPSQKIPLDKDDESSTCNGETDQPPRKSENNIRRMSVQDAISLFESKQKDHNPDSQNKKAGLFATKSVLRRWSAGMGDSLNKSEGKIADSTSESKSNNMVFDTEKNGVEMKTEPDRAPNSVITPEVEGLTSHDDFHGREVSEMESTVPSNISAEQTKSLQEESSDRAMASAEWNRQKEAELNQMLMKMMEVMPGKFPGANVTAAGLKATNQQKCGSHGQHREKQDTKVRTEKGARRPAKEASTKLLKEPVGQNKSAMTPKNGTVTEKRISPVPQRARRNSSPPVPPKVVSKTPARKSSPKPSPAPATRSSWSGGSLTKATTTQKTKSSPGMASTSTPTSRRTPTAPLSSQPTSKVERTLQPVKNKKETVTGTKPTIKGQEEKKTKTATKTSRMAKISPAYEEKPSARTKQSLHNKVSKKSSVVPLESKPLKKATGIIQSVGSGTVGTVKSKEPQLDDSPKDCGSVNQAEDNGQSPMTTEQSPMTTEPTTKVLEADLAQPAHDVDENLEILLNNDLNIEKTEKLASSVTATEMGSSDQAEPAANEVQPPDEDMGISSSAWVEVEHQEQEVIDLSENIVAEDVTSPGVEPLPSSSPRIRHSLSQMLQADSNEPEIIEWGNAENPPAIVFHKDSPKGFKRLLKFARKNKGDNNANGWASPSVVSEGEDELEESRGASDGANSSRRTFDGSKTNSILSAQSTTGSFGSLNSDKLRERPGAATSTRASRSFFSLSNFRSSKSNESKLR; encoded by the exons ATGGAGGCAGGAGTTGCTAGCAATGTAGAGCTTGATTCTGCTGTTTTTCAAGTATCCTCGGCTCACAACAG GTACGAGGCGATTGCTTGTAGTAAGGGGAATACAGAACTGATAGCATCTGGTCCTTTTGATCAGCTAGTTTTGCACTTGGAAGATGCCAAAAAGTTCCAATCTTGTTCATCAAGTGGCACTTTTAAGCTATTGTTGACTGGGGATGGAAAAGGGTCTTCCTGGTTCACAAAATTAACCTTAGAGAG ACTCTTGCATATCATAAATTCATCTGATACGTCAAAATCAGTGAATGGAGTGTTGGACGAGATATCACAGCTGGAGGAAACTAGAAAGTTTCATCAATCGCTCCATCTTAAG GAACAACAAACTTTTACGAGTGATGCTTTAACAG GAGTCATCTTTGGTACTGGTGCCATAGCACAGCAG GGAAATGTGGGCCCAAATTCATCTGAATCTACAAA GAATGAATTGCTTCGAGCATTGGATTTGAGGTTGACAGCACTGAAAGAAGAGATATTGGTCTTATTGAATCGAGCAGTTGGCTCCAATTTGTCGAGTAGAGAACTCTCTGATCTATCTGCTTTTGTTCAACAATTTGGAACATCAGAGTTTAG TTGGTTGATGCGGTGCATGCTGTTGATTTCGGATTGCCATCCCTCTGAGCTTTCTCTACAGCAGGCTTCTACTGCCAAGAAAATTGACAAGGGTGAGAATGCACATAAGATTCGTGATATCAGTCCCCAGACCAATTTCCAGAGGCCTATTGCCAATACTGTCTCTCCAGCAAAGCTTGCACAAGTTGAGCGTGAAATCTCAACAGAAAGTGATGATTCCACTGCATCCAGTGATGAAGGTGAGGCAGTTGTTGAAAGAAGCCGACCTCTTGTAAGATCTGCTTCACCTAGAAGGTCTGCTTCTCCAATGCGGAGGGTTCAAATTGGGAGATCAGGATCTCGTAGATCAACAGCTATTGCCATCAAGAGCCTCAGCTACTTCCCTCCCAGTCAGAAAATTCCTTTGGATAAAGATGATGAAAGTAGCACCTGCAATGGTGAAACTGACCAGCCACCAAGGAAATCAGAAAATAACATAAGACGGATGAGTGTGCAGGATGCAATTAGCCTTTTCGAGAGCAAGCAGAAGGATCACAATCCGGATTCTCAAAATAAGAAAGCTGGTTTGTTTGCTACTAAGTCTGTCCTGAGAAGGTGGAGTGCAGGCATGGGTGATTCTTTGAACAAGTCAGAAGGAAAAATTGCAGATTCCACATCTGAAAGTAAATCTAACAACATGGTTTTTGATACAGAGAAGAATGGAGTTGAAATGAAGACTGAACCAGATAGAGCACCAAACAGTGTTATTACACCTGAGGTCGAAGGTTTGACTTCCCATGATGATTTTCATGGCCGTGAAGTTTCAGAAATGGAGAGCACTGTGCCTAGTAATATTTCTGCAGAACAAACTAAGTCTCTGCAGGAGGAAAGCAGTGATCGGGCAATGGCCTCTGCTGAGTGGAACCGCCAGAAAGAGGCCGAGCTTAATCAGATGTTAATGAAAATGATGGAGGTCATGCCTGGAAAGTTTCCAGGTGCTAATGTCACTGCTGCTGGGCTCAAGGCCACCAATCAGCAGAAATGTGGATCTCATGGTCAGCATAGAGAGAAGCAAGACACAAAAGTTCGAACTGAGAAAGGTGCAAGACGGCCAGCAAAGGAGGCGAGCACCAAGCTCTTGAAGGAACCAGTTGGGCAGAACAAATCAGCAATGACCCCAAAAAATGGCACTGTAACAGAGAAACGTATTTCACCCGTTCCACAAAGGGCACGAAGAAATTCATCACCCCCTGTCCCACCAAAAGTAGTTTCAAAGACTCCAGCCAGAAAAAGTTCACCAAAGCCATCACCAGCACCTGCTACACGTAGTTCATGGTCAGGTGGGTCTTTGACTAAAGCAACTACAACACAAAAAACTAAAAGCTCTCCTGGGATGGCTTCAACGTCGACACCGACTAGCCGGAGGACTCCGACAGCACCCTTGTCATCTCAGCCAACTTCAAAGGTGGAAAGAACCCTTCAAccagtgaagaacaagaaggaaaCTGTGACTGGCACAAAGCCAACTATAAAGGgacaagaagagaagaagacaaAAACAGCTACAAAAACAAGCAGAATGGCAAAAATTTCACCTGCTTATGAAGAAAAACCAAGTGCAAGAACGAAGCAAAGCTTGCATAATAAGGTCTCAAAGAAAAGCAGTGTTGTACCGCTAGAGTCGAAACCCTTGAAGAAAGCCACTGGGATTATTCAAAGTGTTGGTTCTGGTACTGTAGGTACCGTGAAGAGTAAGGAGCCCCAACTTGATGACTCTCCAAAAGATTGTGGAAGTGTTAACCAAGCTGAAGATAATGGGCAATCTCCTATGACAACCGAGCAATCTCCTATGACAACCGAGCCAACTACTAAGGTACTGGAGGCTGATCTTGCTCAACCAGCACATGATGTTGatgaaaatttagaaattttgcTCAATAATGActtaaatattgaaaaaacaGAAAAGCTGGCCTCGAGTGTAACTGCAACAGAAATGGGTTCCAGTGACCAGGCTGAGCCCGCTGCCAATGAGGTACAACCTCCTGACGAGGACATGGGCATCTCATCATCTGCCTGGGTAGAAGTAGAGCATCAAGAGCAAGAAGTCATTGATCTGAGTGAAAATATAGTGGCTGAGGATGTAACCTCACCAGGAGTTGAACCATTGCCATCATCAAGTCCAAGAATCCGTCATTCATTGTCACAAATGCTGCAAGCAGATAGCAATGAACCAGAAATTATTGAGTGGGGAAATGCTGAAAACCCACCTGCAATAGTTTTTCATAAAGATTCTCCAAAAGGATTCAAAAGGCTTCTAAAGTTTGCTCGGAAAAATAAAGGAGACAACAATGCTAATGGTTGGGCAAGCCCATCGGTAGTTTCTGAAGGAGAAGATGAATTAGAAGAATCAAGAGGTGCTAGTGATGGTGCAAATTCGAGCCGGAGAACTTTTGATGGCTCCAAAACTAATAGCATCTTATCAG CTCAATCAACCACCGGCAGCTTTGGCTCTCTAAACTCGGATAAACTACGGGAAAGGCCCGGAGCTGCCACATCAACGAGAG CATCAAGGTCGTTCTTCTCCCTCTCAAACTTCCGGAGCAGCAAATCAAATGAGTCAAAGCTTCGATAG
- the LOC133912437 gene encoding uncharacterized protein LOC133912437 isoform X2: MEAGVASNVELDSAVFQVSSAHNRYEAIACSKGNTELIASGPFDQLVLHLEDAKKFQSCSSSGTFKLLLTGDGKGSSWFTKLTLERLLHIINSSDTSKSVNGVLDEISQLEETRKFHQSLHLKEQQTFTSDALTGVIFGTGAIAQQGNVGPNSSESTKNELLRALDLRLTALKEEILVLLNRAVGSNLSSRELSDLSAFVQQFGTSEFSWLMRCMLLISDCHPSELSLQQASTAKKIDKGENAHKIRDISPQTNFQRPIANTVSPAKLAQVEREISTESDDSTASSDEGEAVVERSRPLVRSASPRRSASPMRRVQIGRSGSRRSTAIAIKSLSYFPPSQKIPLDKDDESSTCNGETDQPPRKSENNIRRMSVQDAISLFESKQKDHNPDSQNKKAGLFATKSVLRRWSAGMGDSLNKSEGKIADSTSESKSNNMVFDTEKNGVEMKTEPDRAPNSVITPEVEGLTSHDDFHGREVSEMESTVPSNISAEQTKSLQEESSDRAMASAEWNRQKEAELNQMLMKMMEVMPGKFPGANVTAAGLKATNQQKCGSHGQHREKQDTKVRTEKGARRPAKEASTKLLKEPVGQNKSAMTPKNGTVTEKRISPVPQRARRNSSPPVPPKVVSKTPARKSSPKPSPAPATRSSWSGGSLTKATTTQKTKSSPGMASTSTPTSRRTPTAPLSSQPTSKVERTLQPVKNKKETVTGTKPTIKGQEEKKTKTATKTSRMAKISPAYEEKPSARTKQSLHNKVSKKSSVVPLESKPLKKATGIIQSVGSGTVGTVKSKEPQLDDSPKDCGSVNQAEDNGQSPMTTEQSPMTTEPTTKKSWPRV, encoded by the exons ATGGAGGCAGGAGTTGCTAGCAATGTAGAGCTTGATTCTGCTGTTTTTCAAGTATCCTCGGCTCACAACAG GTACGAGGCGATTGCTTGTAGTAAGGGGAATACAGAACTGATAGCATCTGGTCCTTTTGATCAGCTAGTTTTGCACTTGGAAGATGCCAAAAAGTTCCAATCTTGTTCATCAAGTGGCACTTTTAAGCTATTGTTGACTGGGGATGGAAAAGGGTCTTCCTGGTTCACAAAATTAACCTTAGAGAG ACTCTTGCATATCATAAATTCATCTGATACGTCAAAATCAGTGAATGGAGTGTTGGACGAGATATCACAGCTGGAGGAAACTAGAAAGTTTCATCAATCGCTCCATCTTAAG GAACAACAAACTTTTACGAGTGATGCTTTAACAG GAGTCATCTTTGGTACTGGTGCCATAGCACAGCAG GGAAATGTGGGCCCAAATTCATCTGAATCTACAAA GAATGAATTGCTTCGAGCATTGGATTTGAGGTTGACAGCACTGAAAGAAGAGATATTGGTCTTATTGAATCGAGCAGTTGGCTCCAATTTGTCGAGTAGAGAACTCTCTGATCTATCTGCTTTTGTTCAACAATTTGGAACATCAGAGTTTAG TTGGTTGATGCGGTGCATGCTGTTGATTTCGGATTGCCATCCCTCTGAGCTTTCTCTACAGCAGGCTTCTACTGCCAAGAAAATTGACAAGGGTGAGAATGCACATAAGATTCGTGATATCAGTCCCCAGACCAATTTCCAGAGGCCTATTGCCAATACTGTCTCTCCAGCAAAGCTTGCACAAGTTGAGCGTGAAATCTCAACAGAAAGTGATGATTCCACTGCATCCAGTGATGAAGGTGAGGCAGTTGTTGAAAGAAGCCGACCTCTTGTAAGATCTGCTTCACCTAGAAGGTCTGCTTCTCCAATGCGGAGGGTTCAAATTGGGAGATCAGGATCTCGTAGATCAACAGCTATTGCCATCAAGAGCCTCAGCTACTTCCCTCCCAGTCAGAAAATTCCTTTGGATAAAGATGATGAAAGTAGCACCTGCAATGGTGAAACTGACCAGCCACCAAGGAAATCAGAAAATAACATAAGACGGATGAGTGTGCAGGATGCAATTAGCCTTTTCGAGAGCAAGCAGAAGGATCACAATCCGGATTCTCAAAATAAGAAAGCTGGTTTGTTTGCTACTAAGTCTGTCCTGAGAAGGTGGAGTGCAGGCATGGGTGATTCTTTGAACAAGTCAGAAGGAAAAATTGCAGATTCCACATCTGAAAGTAAATCTAACAACATGGTTTTTGATACAGAGAAGAATGGAGTTGAAATGAAGACTGAACCAGATAGAGCACCAAACAGTGTTATTACACCTGAGGTCGAAGGTTTGACTTCCCATGATGATTTTCATGGCCGTGAAGTTTCAGAAATGGAGAGCACTGTGCCTAGTAATATTTCTGCAGAACAAACTAAGTCTCTGCAGGAGGAAAGCAGTGATCGGGCAATGGCCTCTGCTGAGTGGAACCGCCAGAAAGAGGCCGAGCTTAATCAGATGTTAATGAAAATGATGGAGGTCATGCCTGGAAAGTTTCCAGGTGCTAATGTCACTGCTGCTGGGCTCAAGGCCACCAATCAGCAGAAATGTGGATCTCATGGTCAGCATAGAGAGAAGCAAGACACAAAAGTTCGAACTGAGAAAGGTGCAAGACGGCCAGCAAAGGAGGCGAGCACCAAGCTCTTGAAGGAACCAGTTGGGCAGAACAAATCAGCAATGACCCCAAAAAATGGCACTGTAACAGAGAAACGTATTTCACCCGTTCCACAAAGGGCACGAAGAAATTCATCACCCCCTGTCCCACCAAAAGTAGTTTCAAAGACTCCAGCCAGAAAAAGTTCACCAAAGCCATCACCAGCACCTGCTACACGTAGTTCATGGTCAGGTGGGTCTTTGACTAAAGCAACTACAACACAAAAAACTAAAAGCTCTCCTGGGATGGCTTCAACGTCGACACCGACTAGCCGGAGGACTCCGACAGCACCCTTGTCATCTCAGCCAACTTCAAAGGTGGAAAGAACCCTTCAAccagtgaagaacaagaaggaaaCTGTGACTGGCACAAAGCCAACTATAAAGGgacaagaagagaagaagacaaAAACAGCTACAAAAACAAGCAGAATGGCAAAAATTTCACCTGCTTATGAAGAAAAACCAAGTGCAAGAACGAAGCAAAGCTTGCATAATAAGGTCTCAAAGAAAAGCAGTGTTGTACCGCTAGAGTCGAAACCCTTGAAGAAAGCCACTGGGATTATTCAAAGTGTTGGTTCTGGTACTGTAGGTACCGTGAAGAGTAAGGAGCCCCAACTTGATGACTCTCCAAAAGATTGTGGAAGTGTTAACCAAGCTGAAGATAATGGGCAATCTCCTATGACAACCGAGCAATCTCCTATGACAACCGAGCCAACTACTAAG AAAAGCTGGCCTCGAGTGTAA